In a genomic window of Leucoraja erinacea ecotype New England chromosome 8, Leri_hhj_1, whole genome shotgun sequence:
- the LOC129699545 gene encoding platelet-activating factor receptor-like, producing the protein MNCTSDQYYKTSDFKYTFFIVIYSLLFIIGLPVNIAACCYLVRSKANKRLSEVKIYMISLTLADLLYIMFLPFWIDYYLHRGDWRFHTFTCSLFGSLFYINTYSTLFFLSLVSFTRYLAVSRPVKTAQSAQRNRGIGVTVLVWLLIVCCSLCILIDNKKHVNEKNGTMSCFEDYTKGKQWKELLVIHSLMLLAFVVTLGAVISNYVLILRKLSREQTGLRVPQHKLKKKAVRMVLTVLVIYMVCFLPYHLIQLPWMLLVLDVVHSTDCPFRKTFNDVHQVTLGLMSINCVLDPVIYCFLTEDFRRYLRELTRYCRDKCVLGSKPRSPCSCI; encoded by the coding sequence ATGAACTGCACCAGTGATCAATACTACAAGACATCTGactttaagtatacgtttttcaTCGTAATTTACAGCCTTCTCTTTATTATTGGACTTCCGGTAAACATAGCGGCATGTTGTTATTTAGTCAGAAGCAAAGCCAATAAAAGGCTTTCTGAAGTCAAGATTTACATGATCAGTTTGACACTGGCCGATCTTCTGTACATTATGTTCCTTCCGTTCTGGATCGATTATTACTTACACCGCGGCGACTGGAGGTTCCACACCTTCACCTGCAGTTTATTTGGCTCTCTGTTTTACATCAACACCTACAGCACCCTCTTCTTCCTGTCCCTCGTCAGCTTCACCCGTTACCTGGCTGTCTCACGCCCAGTGAAAACGGCTCAGTCCGCGCAGAGGAACAGAGGCATCGGAGTGACCGTCCTCGTCTGGTTATTAATCGTCTGCTGCTCGCTGTGTATTTTAATCGACAACAAAAAACACGTAAACGAAAAAAATGGCACCATGAGCTGCTTTGAGGATTACACGAAGGGAAAGCAGTGGAAAGAACTGTTGGTGATCCATTCGCTCATGTTGTTGGCTTTTGTTGTTACCTTGGGAGCAGTCATTAGCAATTATGTGCTGATCCTTCGAAAACTGTCGAGGGAACAAACAGGGTTGAGAGTGCCCCAGCACAAGCTGAAGAAGAAGGCGGTCCGAATGGTGCTGACGGTTCTAGTCATCTACATGGTCTGTTTTCTGCCTTACCATCTGATCCAGCTGCCATGGATGCTTTTGGTGTTGGATGTCGTGCATTCAACTGACTGCCCCTTCAGGAAGACTTTCAATGACGTTCACCAGGTCACTCTGGGTCTGATGTCCATTAACTGCGTCCTGGATCCTGTTATTTACTGTTTCCTGACCGAAGATTTCAGGCGATACCTGAGAGAGCTGACACGTTACTGTAGAGACAAATGTGTTCTGGGGAGTAAACCCAGATCTCCATGTAGTTGCATTTGA